From a single Streptomyces sp. 1331.2 genomic region:
- a CDS encoding cytochrome P450 family protein, with amino-acid sequence MTDTLPDPAATGADTPRCPYGYDRLPSPVPLYGPAYKSDPYPLYRRMREAGPVHRVEFPSGIHAWLVTGYRAAHASLNDPRLGKNHALGNDNWRRLASIMPEPQHSQLQVHLLHQDPPKHTSMRRLVLDAFAPRRVESLRPRLRELADALVDELPETGGADLVAGFAAHYPFRVLAEVIGLPPELAGRFDRDWGKVVQPVGPNDPGRPAYEARLRGLQTYIADVVARKRTDCRTPGWSESEDLLGRLVAAHDAGELSRAELDSMVFQLLVAGQEPVTNQITTMLITLLRHPEQLKRLRDGIDEPGLLARAVEELLRHDAAFELTTWRFFAEDSDLFGTTVPAGDSVIVSLCAANRDEEQFPEADRLDLDRSPNAHLAFGHGIHYCPGAALARAELQVAIATLLTRLPGLRPAEAPGDGLADLAWVPAVLARGVNRLPVAYDRRR; translated from the coding sequence ATGACCGACACCCTGCCCGACCCGGCCGCCACCGGCGCCGACACCCCGCGCTGCCCGTACGGGTACGACCGGCTCCCCTCCCCCGTCCCGCTGTACGGTCCGGCGTACAAGAGCGACCCGTACCCGCTGTACCGGCGGATGCGCGAGGCCGGGCCGGTGCACCGGGTGGAGTTCCCGAGCGGCATCCACGCCTGGCTGGTCACCGGCTACCGGGCCGCTCACGCGTCCCTCAACGACCCGCGGCTCGGCAAGAACCACGCTCTGGGCAACGACAATTGGCGCCGGCTCGCGTCGATCATGCCCGAACCGCAGCACTCGCAGCTGCAGGTCCACCTGCTGCACCAGGACCCGCCCAAGCACACCTCGATGCGCCGCCTCGTCCTGGACGCTTTCGCCCCGCGCCGGGTGGAGTCGCTGCGCCCCCGGCTGAGAGAGCTCGCCGACGCCCTGGTGGACGAGCTGCCCGAGACCGGCGGCGCCGACCTGGTGGCCGGCTTCGCCGCCCACTACCCCTTCCGCGTGCTGGCCGAAGTCATCGGCCTGCCACCCGAGTTGGCAGGCCGGTTCGACCGCGACTGGGGCAAGGTGGTCCAGCCCGTCGGCCCGAACGACCCGGGCCGTCCGGCGTACGAGGCGCGGCTGCGCGGCCTGCAGACGTACATCGCCGACGTCGTCGCCCGCAAGCGCACCGACTGCCGGACTCCCGGCTGGTCGGAGTCCGAGGACCTGCTCGGCCGACTCGTCGCCGCCCACGACGCGGGCGAGTTGAGCCGCGCGGAGCTCGACTCGATGGTGTTCCAGCTGCTGGTCGCCGGGCAGGAGCCGGTCACCAACCAGATCACCACCATGCTGATCACCCTGCTGCGCCACCCCGAGCAGCTCAAGCGGCTGCGCGACGGGATCGACGAGCCCGGCCTGCTCGCCCGGGCGGTGGAGGAACTGCTGCGCCACGACGCCGCGTTCGAGCTCACCACCTGGCGGTTCTTCGCCGAGGACAGCGACCTGTTCGGCACCACCGTCCCGGCCGGGGACTCGGTGATCGTCTCGCTCTGCGCCGCCAACCGCGACGAGGAGCAGTTCCCCGAGGCCGACCGCCTCGACCTCGACCGCTCCCCGAACGCCCACCTCGCCTTCGGCCACGGCATCCACTACTGCCCCGGCGCCGCGCTGGCCCGGGCAGAACTCCAGGTCGCCATCGCCACGCTGCTCACCCGCCTGCCCGGCCTGCGCCCGGCCGAGGCCCCCGGGGACGGCCTGGCGGACCTCGCCTGGGTGCCCGCCGTCCTGGCCCGCGGGGTCAACCGGCTGCCCGTCGCCTACGACCGGCGCCGCTGA